A genomic region of Mycolicibacterium poriferae contains the following coding sequences:
- a CDS encoding DJ-1/PfpI family protein encodes MHIAILTFEGYNELDSLIALGVLNRIRSDDWRVTIATPTARVTSMNGVTVEQMTSLEEAVEADAVIVGSGIATREVVETPAIMHILSRLDPGRQLIAAQCSGALILAKLGLLRDVPACTDLVTKPWVSAAGVRVLDQPFFAKGNIATAGGCLASQYLAAWVITRLLGRDEAVGALHYVAPVGEKQDYIDRAWRNIEPYLAAEIPARL; translated from the coding sequence TCGAGGGCTACAACGAACTGGACTCCCTGATCGCGCTCGGGGTGCTGAACCGCATCAGGAGCGACGATTGGCGAGTGACGATCGCGACCCCGACCGCCCGGGTGACGTCGATGAACGGCGTCACCGTGGAACAGATGACAAGCCTGGAGGAGGCGGTGGAAGCCGACGCGGTCATCGTCGGCAGCGGCATCGCCACTCGCGAGGTGGTGGAGACCCCGGCGATCATGCATATACTGAGCAGGCTCGACCCCGGCCGTCAACTGATCGCCGCGCAGTGCTCCGGGGCGTTGATTCTGGCCAAGCTCGGCCTCTTGCGCGATGTGCCCGCCTGCACCGATCTGGTCACCAAACCCTGGGTGAGCGCCGCGGGAGTGCGCGTGCTCGATCAGCCGTTCTTCGCCAAGGGCAATATCGCCACCGCCGGAGGCTGCTTGGCGTCGCAGTACCTCGCCGCGTGGGTGATCACGCGACTGCTCGGGAGGGACGAGGCCGTAGGGGCGTTGCACTACGTCGCCCCGGTCGGTGAGAAGCAGGACTACATCGACCGAGCGTGGCGCAACATCGAGCCTTATCTGGCGGCCGAGATTCCTGCACGTCTCTGA
- a CDS encoding class I SAM-dependent methyltransferase, which yields MAAVLMGERAPADARVLVLGAGGGAETRAFAETHPQWTFDAVDPAEAMLDLAAHTLGPHVERVRMHHGYVDQAPTGPFHAATSLLTLHFLPPEARRDTAAQVRRRLRPGAPFVVMHMSFPQNDDAERQLWIERHVHYLVANGIAPEDAVKAREAISADVPVLTPEQDRHILHDVGFTDITEFFSTFTFRGWVCYA from the coding sequence ATGGCAGCGGTTCTCATGGGCGAACGTGCGCCGGCCGACGCGCGAGTCCTTGTCCTCGGGGCCGGCGGGGGCGCGGAAACACGGGCGTTCGCGGAGACGCATCCGCAGTGGACCTTCGACGCGGTCGATCCCGCCGAAGCCATGCTGGATCTCGCGGCGCACACCTTGGGCCCGCACGTCGAGCGGGTCCGGATGCACCACGGCTACGTCGACCAGGCGCCGACCGGTCCATTCCACGCTGCGACAAGCCTGCTGACACTGCACTTCCTGCCACCCGAGGCCAGGCGTGACACCGCAGCGCAAGTGCGACGGCGGCTGAGGCCCGGAGCACCCTTCGTCGTCATGCACATGAGCTTCCCCCAGAATGACGATGCCGAGCGTCAGCTGTGGATCGAACGCCACGTGCACTACCTGGTAGCCAACGGAATTGCACCCGAAGACGCGGTCAAGGCGCGCGAGGCGATCTCGGCGGACGTACCGGTCCTGACCCCCGAGCAGGATCGACACATACTGCACGATGTCGGCTTCACGGACATTACGGAGTTCTTCTCGACGTTCACGTTTCGCGGGTGGGTGTGTTACGCGTGA
- a CDS encoding sigma-70 family RNA polymerase sigma factor, which produces MINVEPAVPLTVSDHVIPAQDETDAELAARFERDVVPLLDTLFGGAMRMTLQRADAEDLVQETMVQAYKGFRTFQQGTHLKAWLFRIQANTHISRYRKQLRQPDEVPTETMDDWRLVADAERAPRALRSAEVEALESLPDDDIRNALDALPDRYRMTVYYADIEGLTYKEIGAIMNTPIGTVMSRIHRGRSQLRVLLAAVAADRGYFRTHPRVA; this is translated from the coding sequence GTGATCAACGTCGAACCCGCTGTACCTCTGACCGTCAGCGACCACGTCATACCGGCCCAGGACGAGACCGACGCCGAGCTGGCAGCGCGTTTCGAGCGCGACGTTGTCCCGCTCCTGGACACGCTGTTCGGTGGGGCCATGAGGATGACGCTGCAGCGCGCTGACGCCGAAGACCTGGTACAGGAGACCATGGTGCAGGCCTACAAGGGCTTCAGAACCTTTCAGCAAGGAACACACCTCAAAGCGTGGCTCTTTCGCATTCAGGCCAATACCCACATCAGCAGGTACCGCAAGCAATTACGGCAGCCCGATGAGGTGCCCACCGAGACGATGGACGACTGGCGGCTGGTCGCCGACGCCGAGCGCGCACCGAGAGCGCTGCGCTCGGCGGAGGTGGAGGCGTTGGAGTCGCTACCCGACGACGACATCAGGAACGCACTGGATGCCCTTCCCGACCGGTATCGAATGACGGTGTACTACGCCGACATCGAGGGTCTCACCTACAAAGAGATCGGCGCGATCATGAACACGCCGATCGGCACCGTCATGTCACGCATCCACCGCGGTCGATCCCAACTGCGCGTCCTGTTGGCCGCCGTCGCCGCTGACCGTGGGTACTTCCGGACGCACCCTCGGGTGGCGTGA
- a CDS encoding zinc-dependent alcohol dehydrogenase family protein gives MTDSMKAVVLAGFGGPEAFEVREVPVAQVGPRQVRVRVHATAVNPLDYQIRRGDYADLVPLPAIIGHDVSGVIDDVGSHVGEFRAGDEVYYTPQIFGGPGSYAEQHVAEVDLVGRKPDNLSHLEAASLTLVGGTVWESLVTRAQLTVGETILIHGGTGGVGTIAIQVAKAIGARVITTAKSGDHEFVRSLGADDAIDYATEDYVEAAAEITRGAGVDVVFDTIGGDALTRSPLALADAGRVVSIVDIAQPQNLIEAWGKNAAYHFVFTRQNRGKLDALTTLVERGLVKPVIGATLPLARTGEAHEILENRRSYALRGKVAIDVAGGTVDLPSRID, from the coding sequence ATGACTGATTCGATGAAGGCCGTTGTCCTCGCAGGGTTCGGCGGTCCCGAGGCGTTCGAGGTGCGCGAAGTGCCCGTAGCGCAGGTCGGGCCGCGCCAGGTGCGGGTGCGCGTGCACGCGACCGCCGTCAACCCCCTCGACTATCAGATCCGCCGCGGAGACTACGCCGACCTGGTGCCACTTCCGGCGATCATCGGGCACGACGTCTCCGGGGTGATCGATGACGTCGGCTCGCATGTCGGCGAATTCCGTGCCGGCGATGAGGTGTACTACACGCCCCAGATCTTCGGCGGCCCCGGCTCCTACGCCGAACAGCACGTCGCCGAGGTCGACCTCGTCGGCCGCAAGCCGGACAACCTCAGCCACCTGGAAGCAGCGAGCCTGACTCTCGTCGGCGGCACGGTCTGGGAGTCCTTGGTGACGAGGGCTCAGCTCACCGTTGGGGAGACGATACTCATCCACGGCGGCACGGGTGGTGTCGGCACGATCGCGATCCAGGTAGCCAAGGCGATAGGGGCACGCGTGATCACCACAGCGAAATCCGGGGACCATGAGTTCGTGCGCTCGCTCGGAGCGGACGACGCCATCGACTACGCCACGGAGGACTACGTCGAGGCCGCAGCCGAGATCACGCGCGGTGCGGGGGTCGACGTCGTGTTCGACACGATCGGCGGTGACGCGCTCACCCGGAGCCCACTGGCGCTCGCCGACGCCGGGCGCGTCGTCAGCATCGTCGACATCGCGCAGCCGCAGAACCTCATCGAGGCATGGGGAAAGAACGCCGCCTACCACTTCGTCTTCACCCGACAGAACCGCGGAAAGCTGGACGCGCTCACCACACTGGTCGAGCGTGGTCTCGTCAAACCGGTCATCGGTGCGACGCTTCCGCTCGCGCGAACGGGCGAAGCGCACGAGATCCTGGAGAACCGGCGGTCGTATGCGCTGCGCGGCAAGGTCGCCATCGATGTGGCGGGCGGGACCGTTGATCTTCCCTCGCGCATCGATTAA
- a CDS encoding dienelactone hydrolase family protein yields the protein MIERRIEVTTPEGEMPTFVFHPTHGGPHPVVLYLMDAPGIRPALVDMATRLASAGYYVMLPYLYYRGGPFREFGTSDEDMHARRDLMGSVTPGNIVGDAGALFAAAADDPAADDGPAGAVGFCMSGGLALSVARAFPDRVRAAASIHGAWIVRDSDDSPHLHHNTTQAEFYFAWVDPDDTAPPETLSLTRDALDDAGVVYTVDVITDAVHGFAPAGPRYDRAASELHWERVHDLLRRNLR from the coding sequence ATGATCGAGCGCAGGATCGAGGTCACCACGCCCGAAGGCGAGATGCCCACGTTCGTCTTCCATCCGACCCATGGCGGCCCCCATCCTGTGGTGTTGTACCTGATGGACGCGCCGGGTATCCGACCGGCGCTCGTCGACATGGCCACCCGTCTGGCGTCGGCGGGGTACTACGTGATGCTTCCCTACCTCTACTACCGGGGCGGCCCGTTTCGCGAGTTCGGAACGAGCGACGAGGACATGCATGCCCGCAGGGATCTGATGGGTTCGGTCACACCCGGCAACATCGTCGGTGACGCCGGGGCGCTGTTCGCCGCAGCCGCCGATGACCCAGCAGCAGATGACGGCCCGGCCGGAGCGGTCGGCTTCTGCATGAGCGGTGGGCTGGCGCTGTCGGTGGCACGCGCCTTCCCCGATCGGGTACGCGCCGCGGCGTCGATCCACGGCGCCTGGATCGTCCGTGACAGCGACGACTCACCGCATCTCCACCACAACACCACCCAGGCCGAGTTCTACTTCGCGTGGGTGGACCCCGACGACACGGCGCCGCCGGAAACCCTCAGCCTGACACGCGACGCGCTCGACGATGCCGGGGTGGTGTACACCGTCGACGTGATCACCGACGCGGTGCACGGGTTCGCCCCAGCCGGGCCCCGCTATGACCGGGCCGCCTCCGAGCTGCACTGGGAGCGGGTGCACGACCTGCTACGCCGAAATCTCCGGTGA
- a CDS encoding nuclear transport factor 2 family protein, with protein MDEIPAGLSAFLAAVQSRDAKGAAAQLAEYVILESPIADVPYVGREQVGNVIARLIDAFDEFTVTEIIVGDGYFAVVTNARIGTTEIDGVDLVGINAEGKVASLSIHSRPLRAVVELQNRLAPALAMPVLKVAEEL; from the coding sequence ATGGATGAGATTCCAGCCGGCCTATCGGCCTTCCTGGCTGCTGTGCAATCACGTGACGCAAAAGGTGCAGCGGCTCAGCTCGCCGAGTACGTGATTCTCGAGAGCCCGATAGCCGATGTGCCATACGTAGGCCGTGAACAGGTCGGGAATGTCATCGCTCGGCTCATCGATGCCTTCGATGAGTTCACCGTCACCGAAATCATCGTTGGTGATGGATATTTCGCGGTCGTGACCAACGCCCGAATCGGCACCACCGAGATCGACGGCGTGGATCTGGTCGGGATCAACGCGGAAGGCAAGGTCGCCTCGCTGTCGATCCACTCGCGTCCGCTGCGAGCCGTGGTCGAACTTCAGAATCGCCTCGCACCCGCACTCGCAATGCCGGTGCTCAAAGTGGCCGAAGAGCTCTAG
- a CDS encoding VOC family protein: MTETTLVREDSWPAGLRVAQVRVARPTDKLAEVEEFYASHLGLPVLYRFVDHDGFDGVMLGLPGGQYHLEFTSSHAGSPCPAPSRENLLVLYFEGEAAMYDTVERLAGFGHVPVDADNPYWVSTGALTFEDPDGWRIVLVPRPVEL; the protein is encoded by the coding sequence ATGACTGAAACCACTCTCGTCCGCGAGGATTCCTGGCCCGCTGGGTTACGGGTCGCTCAAGTGCGGGTCGCGCGACCGACCGACAAGCTTGCGGAGGTCGAAGAGTTCTACGCCAGCCATCTGGGATTGCCCGTCCTGTACAGATTCGTCGATCACGACGGTTTCGACGGCGTCATGCTCGGCCTGCCCGGCGGGCAGTATCACCTCGAGTTCACCAGCAGCCATGCGGGCAGCCCATGTCCGGCACCGTCACGGGAGAATCTGCTCGTCTTGTACTTCGAGGGCGAAGCCGCGATGTATGACACCGTCGAACGGCTGGCGGGATTCGGACACGTGCCCGTCGACGCCGACAACCCCTACTGGGTGAGCACGGGTGCGCTCACCTTCGAGGACCCCGACGGCTGGCGCATCGTGCTCGTACCCAGACCGGTTGAGCTGTAG
- a CDS encoding TetR/AcrR family transcriptional regulator, producing MICELGYDKISIEAIARQAGVSKQTIYRWWPSKGAVILEAATESLGAVVAIPDTGDIVADIRTQLTAILDLITTTGFGPAYRSLIAAGQSDPDLLRALFDQIIEPNIQDFSARTALARQRGEMRGDADWQTLRDLLYGVVEYRLFHSMPLEPEYLDAVLEIVFHGVR from the coding sequence ATGATCTGCGAGCTCGGGTACGACAAGATCTCCATCGAGGCGATCGCCCGGCAGGCAGGCGTCAGCAAGCAGACGATCTACCGCTGGTGGCCATCCAAAGGTGCAGTGATACTCGAGGCTGCGACCGAGAGCCTCGGTGCCGTCGTCGCGATACCCGACACCGGTGACATCGTCGCCGACATCCGGACCCAGCTGACAGCGATCCTGGACTTGATCACCACCACCGGGTTCGGACCGGCATACCGATCCCTGATCGCCGCCGGCCAGTCCGACCCCGACCTCCTGCGGGCCCTCTTCGACCAGATCATCGAACCCAACATCCAGGATTTCAGTGCCCGGACGGCCCTGGCACGACAGCGCGGCGAGATGCGCGGCGATGCGGACTGGCAGACCCTGCGCGACCTGCTGTACGGCGTCGTCGAGTACCGGTTGTTTCATTCGATGCCGCTCGAACCGGAGTACCTCGACGCCGTTCTGGAGATCGTGTTCCACGGGGTGCGTTGA
- a CDS encoding ATP-binding protein, producing MEILSYPSSQIIDMAASRIARRDCSFRRAGIPQTVSETRPTLMQYGPFRIDVSRAASYRCRRAARRCRPPLETLRSARIGALQRRKRARARRTHRFRERSVHPADPLRGRRNPGRVPTTDLTSTFHEGRPAVTLVEQPPVRVEELGRARTQPKTANLLGRRAERDTISRLLAEAQAGRSGVLVVRGEAGIGKSALLQHARETAASLGIRVESSVGVESETQFAFAGLHQLCAPLLDRIETLPHPQQHALSVALGYQSGAAPDRFLVGLAVLNLLAEAGPMLCIVDDAQWLDQTSAQVLTFVARRVAAERLVLIFAVRDPCESPGNPLVGLPELRLAGLGEADARALLRTAVHAPLDRGVRDRIVAEARGNPLALLELPGGVQFAGGFELPDVMSVPRRIEDSFQRRSGSLPAATQQLMLVAASEPTGDVALLWRAAEQLGIDRDAAAPAETAGLLEIDSRVRFRHPLVRSAVYRAATPPQHRQAHHALADATDPRADPDRRAWHRAKAVLGTDEEAAAELERSADRALARSGFAAAAAFLKHATDLTPEPARRARRALDAANAKHCAGAPEAAMELLESVDATQLDALQRARLELLRAQITFHLTQGNEVPGMLLGAARMLVPLDPSLARETYLQAFDAATITGSPGLGAGLPEIAEAVTAVPAPLGTPGPADLLLHGLVAAHNHGFETGVPVLRRALEAFREHVFPVETAQAGDAGNWLWLATRTAIGLFEDELVIVLADRYVRFAREAGALATLPAALLVSACARVYTGELALAAELADEAAVITQVSGAKPMSFAHRYLDAWRGVDPADRYDTSDGEETERTRGVEATVSMCAMAVLHNGRGNYAAARNAASRACDTYEPAIRWQALHEFVESATRTEELESASRAAEELSMRARASGTEWALGIAARSQALIRNGSDAEEHYREAIERLGNCRMAAFLARTHLVFGEWLRREGRRHEAREQLRTAHVLLSDMGAEPFAARAARELRATGEHPRKRTAQPADALTAQEVTIARLVATGATSREVGAQLFLSPRTIEAHLRNIFRKLGITSRRQLKELPLP from the coding sequence ATGGAGATCTTGTCGTACCCGAGCTCGCAGATCATCGACATGGCTGCGTCGAGAATTGCTCGACGAGATTGCTCGTTCCGGAGGGCAGGCATACCGCAGACCGTAAGCGAGACGAGGCCCACTTTGATGCAATACGGTCCGTTCCGTATTGACGTGAGTCGAGCGGCCTCGTATCGTTGCCGGCGGGCGGCGCGGCGCTGCCGGCCACCGCTCGAAACGCTCCGATCAGCACGGATAGGCGCCCTGCAGCGAAGGAAACGAGCCCGTGCCCGTCGAACTCACCGATTCAGAGAACGCTCCGTACACCCGGCAGATCCTTTGCGGGGACGACGCAATCCCGGGCGTGTCCCAACCACCGATCTCACATCCACCTTCCATGAGGGGCGTCCTGCAGTGACGCTCGTGGAGCAGCCGCCGGTACGGGTCGAGGAACTCGGCCGAGCCCGTACTCAGCCGAAAACCGCGAACCTACTGGGTCGACGCGCAGAGCGCGACACCATCAGCCGGCTCCTGGCCGAGGCGCAAGCCGGACGCAGCGGGGTGCTGGTGGTGCGGGGGGAAGCGGGCATCGGAAAGTCAGCTCTGCTGCAGCACGCCCGCGAGACCGCAGCCTCATTGGGGATTCGCGTGGAATCCTCGGTCGGCGTGGAGTCCGAGACGCAGTTCGCATTCGCCGGCCTGCATCAGCTCTGCGCGCCGCTACTCGATCGCATCGAAACGCTGCCACACCCACAGCAGCACGCCCTCAGCGTGGCATTGGGCTACCAAAGCGGCGCTGCGCCGGACCGGTTCCTGGTCGGGCTGGCCGTCCTGAACCTCCTCGCGGAGGCGGGCCCGATGCTGTGCATCGTCGACGACGCACAGTGGCTCGACCAGACGTCCGCGCAGGTACTGACGTTCGTGGCGCGGCGGGTGGCGGCAGAACGGCTGGTGCTGATCTTCGCGGTACGGGACCCCTGCGAGAGTCCCGGAAACCCGCTGGTCGGCTTGCCCGAACTACGACTGGCCGGACTCGGCGAGGCCGACGCTCGAGCCTTGCTGAGGACGGCTGTTCACGCACCGCTCGATCGCGGGGTCCGCGACCGGATCGTCGCCGAGGCGCGGGGTAACCCTCTGGCGCTGTTGGAGCTCCCCGGCGGCGTGCAGTTCGCAGGCGGGTTCGAACTCCCCGACGTCATGAGCGTCCCGCGCCGGATCGAGGACAGCTTTCAACGGCGTTCGGGCAGCCTGCCGGCGGCGACACAGCAGCTGATGTTGGTGGCTGCCTCCGAGCCGACCGGTGACGTAGCGCTGCTGTGGCGCGCGGCCGAGCAACTGGGGATCGACCGCGACGCAGCTGCGCCCGCGGAAACCGCAGGACTGCTGGAGATCGACTCCCGAGTTCGGTTTCGTCATCCACTGGTGCGCTCGGCGGTCTACCGTGCGGCCACGCCGCCGCAGCATCGTCAGGCCCACCACGCTTTGGCCGACGCCACCGACCCGCGGGCCGACCCGGATCGCCGCGCGTGGCACCGCGCGAAGGCCGTGCTGGGCACTGACGAAGAAGCCGCCGCGGAGCTGGAGCGTTCGGCGGATCGTGCGCTGGCGCGCAGCGGATTCGCCGCCGCTGCAGCATTCCTGAAGCACGCGACCGATCTGACGCCCGAACCTGCACGACGGGCGCGCCGGGCACTGGATGCCGCCAACGCCAAGCACTGCGCCGGTGCGCCCGAGGCCGCCATGGAGCTGCTGGAGAGTGTGGACGCCACGCAACTGGATGCGCTGCAGCGCGCCCGTCTGGAGCTGCTCCGGGCGCAAATCACATTCCACCTCACCCAAGGCAACGAGGTGCCGGGAATGCTCTTGGGCGCCGCTCGAATGTTGGTTCCCCTGGATCCCTCGCTCGCTCGTGAGACCTACCTGCAGGCCTTCGATGCGGCCACCATCACGGGGAGTCCGGGCCTCGGCGCAGGGCTGCCGGAGATCGCCGAAGCGGTCACGGCCGTACCGGCACCGCTGGGGACGCCGGGACCGGCGGATCTACTGCTCCATGGGTTGGTGGCAGCGCACAACCATGGATTCGAAACCGGGGTTCCGGTCCTCAGACGGGCTCTGGAAGCGTTCCGCGAGCACGTGTTTCCGGTCGAGACCGCCCAAGCCGGCGACGCCGGGAACTGGCTGTGGCTGGCGACGCGGACCGCTATCGGGCTGTTCGAGGACGAGCTGGTCATCGTACTGGCCGACCGTTACGTGCGGTTTGCGCGCGAAGCAGGTGCCCTCGCCACGCTCCCGGCCGCGCTTCTTGTCTCGGCGTGTGCACGGGTCTACACCGGCGAGCTTGCGCTCGCCGCCGAGTTGGCGGACGAGGCCGCGGTGATCACCCAGGTCTCCGGAGCGAAGCCCATGAGCTTCGCGCACAGGTACCTGGACGCGTGGCGTGGAGTTGATCCGGCGGATCGGTACGACACCAGTGACGGCGAGGAGACGGAACGCACGCGAGGTGTCGAAGCCACGGTGTCCATGTGTGCGATGGCGGTGCTCCACAACGGCCGCGGTAACTATGCAGCAGCACGCAATGCCGCGTCACGAGCATGTGACACATACGAACCAGCGATCAGGTGGCAGGCGCTGCACGAGTTCGTCGAATCGGCCACCCGCACCGAAGAACTCGAATCCGCCTCCCGCGCAGCGGAAGAGCTCAGCATGAGAGCCCGGGCCAGCGGTACCGAATGGGCGCTCGGAATCGCCGCCCGCTCACAGGCGCTGATTCGCAACGGATCCGACGCAGAAGAGCACTACCGCGAAGCGATCGAGCGGCTGGGAAACTGCCGAATGGCTGCCTTCCTGGCCCGCACCCACCTCGTCTTCGGCGAATGGCTCCGCCGGGAAGGCCGTCGCCACGAAGCACGCGAACAACTCCGCACTGCCCACGTACTGCTGTCCGACATGGGCGCAGAGCCCTTCGCCGCCCGCGCCGCCCGCGAGCTGCGCGCCACCGGCGAGCATCCACGCAAACGAACCGCTCAACCCGCCGACGCGCTCACCGCCCAAGAAGTGACCATCGCACGGCTCGTCGCGACCGGAGCGACCTCCCGTGAGGTCGGTGCGCAACTGTTCCTGAGCCCGCGCACCATCGAAGCTCATTTGCGAAACATCTTCCGTAAGCTCGGTATCACCTCGCGCCGACAACTCAAGGAATTGCCCCTGCCCTGA
- a CDS encoding NADP-dependent oxidoreductase, with amino-acid sequence MARTIQFTEYGGPEVLRVVDAPVPSAEAGRVRVAVRAAGVNPVDSKIMQGFMRAVMPLDLPAGLGSDVAGVVEQVGADVTALHVGDEVMGSSLSPALSEYALADPVNLIIKPAEISWEVAGSVAGAGGTAWSVLDRLQLRAGETLLVHAAAGGVGTFAVQLAVARGARVIGTASERNFEYLQSIGAEPVRYGDGLLERVRALAPLGVDAVLDASGRGEIPLSIELAGGPERVLTLVAFDAADKGIQVFAGGTGDERGPALREIVSLIQEGSLSVPIWRTFPLEETAAALQESSAGHLRGKIVVVP; translated from the coding sequence ATGGCCCGAACCATCCAGTTCACCGAATACGGCGGCCCGGAAGTGCTCCGTGTCGTCGACGCCCCGGTGCCGAGCGCCGAGGCGGGGCGAGTGCGAGTCGCGGTGCGGGCAGCCGGGGTCAACCCCGTCGATTCGAAGATCATGCAGGGTTTCATGCGTGCGGTGATGCCACTTGACCTACCCGCGGGGCTCGGCTCGGATGTGGCCGGGGTCGTCGAGCAAGTCGGCGCCGATGTCACCGCGCTCCATGTGGGCGACGAAGTCATGGGTAGTTCACTGTCACCGGCACTCTCCGAGTACGCACTGGCAGATCCGGTCAACCTGATCATCAAACCGGCCGAGATCAGCTGGGAGGTGGCCGGAAGCGTCGCCGGTGCGGGCGGCACTGCATGGTCTGTACTCGACCGACTCCAGCTTCGCGCCGGTGAGACCCTCCTCGTCCACGCTGCAGCCGGCGGGGTGGGCACGTTCGCGGTTCAGCTCGCCGTGGCGCGTGGAGCGCGGGTGATCGGGACGGCCAGCGAACGCAACTTCGAGTATCTGCAGTCGATCGGTGCCGAACCGGTCCGCTATGGCGACGGACTTCTCGAACGTGTCCGCGCCCTTGCACCTCTCGGGGTGGATGCCGTCTTGGACGCGTCCGGCCGGGGCGAGATTCCGCTCTCTATCGAACTTGCCGGTGGCCCCGAGCGCGTGCTGACGCTGGTCGCCTTTGATGCCGCCGACAAGGGAATCCAGGTGTTCGCCGGCGGAACCGGCGATGAGCGTGGTCCAGCGCTGCGCGAGATCGTCTCGCTCATTCAGGAGGGATCTCTGAGCGTCCCCATCTGGCGCACCTTCCCGCTGGAAGAGACCGCTGCAGCCCTCCAAGAGAGTAGCGCCGGGCATCTCCGCGGCAAGATCGTCGTGGTGCCATGA
- a CDS encoding DUF3297 family protein: protein MSDDQISDVPPNHLSIDPRSEFYNEEVLLRDVGIRFNGVEKTNVHEYDVTEGWVRVEVPTAKDRRGNPMVVKLKGTVEPYFRGDE, encoded by the coding sequence ATGTCTGACGATCAGATCTCCGACGTCCCCCCGAACCATCTGTCCATCGATCCGCGCAGCGAGTTCTACAACGAAGAGGTCCTGCTCCGCGATGTGGGCATTCGCTTCAACGGCGTCGAGAAAACGAATGTGCACGAATACGACGTGACCGAGGGCTGGGTTCGAGTCGAGGTGCCTACCGCGAAGGATCGCCGCGGGAATCCGATGGTCGTCAAGCTCAAGGGCACGGTGGAGCCCTATTTTCGCGGAGACGAGTAG
- a CDS encoding YaeQ family protein, which translates to MALSATVFKVELGVSDVDHGYYADHSLTVARHPSETDERMVLRLLAFGLRAHRLSDVDGELTFGAGLSTPGVPDLRLADYTGRILEWIIVGQPDERALSKAAGQGEQVLLFPFAAGVPTWWRTVGPKVAGLSNLSVVQIPHDPVQRLAETVDRRIAAQVMVLEGQVTMTVGGVDVTFTPEQLM; encoded by the coding sequence GTGGCTCTTTCCGCAACGGTGTTCAAGGTGGAACTCGGCGTCTCCGATGTCGATCACGGTTACTATGCCGATCACTCGCTGACCGTCGCCCGTCATCCCAGTGAGACCGATGAGCGGATGGTGTTGCGCTTGCTGGCATTTGGGCTGCGTGCGCACCGGTTGAGCGACGTCGACGGCGAGTTGACGTTCGGAGCGGGCCTGTCCACCCCTGGCGTACCGGACTTGCGACTCGCCGATTACACGGGCCGGATTCTGGAGTGGATCATCGTCGGCCAGCCCGATGAACGCGCCTTGAGCAAGGCGGCCGGCCAAGGCGAACAGGTGCTGCTGTTCCCGTTCGCCGCTGGAGTGCCCACCTGGTGGCGCACCGTCGGCCCCAAAGTGGCGGGGCTGTCGAATCTGTCCGTGGTGCAGATACCGCACGATCCGGTGCAGCGGCTGGCTGAGACCGTCGATCGGCGGATCGCGGCGCAGGTGATGGTGCTGGAAGGTCAGGTCACCATGACGGTGGGCGGAGTTGACGTCACCTTCACACCCGAGCAATTGATGTGA